A stretch of Polypterus senegalus isolate Bchr_013 chromosome 3, ASM1683550v1, whole genome shotgun sequence DNA encodes these proteins:
- the LOC120524964 gene encoding uncharacterized protein LOC120524964, with protein MLRTIMKAMKRCGIVSIKLFMWITVYSLPCIESAKQLVNKLCQHLSEGGFEIRQWASNFTSVILHLPDEARSENSLLWLSQHGEEPLEPTLGLRWNCAMDSLGYRCCPIECIEPTKRNIYKVLASQYDPLGFLTPFTARAKVLVQDLWKTESGWDDHITPDTLVQRWLTWVEELDSIKHVILPRCYIPPCANTPGAKRDLHVFCDTSKRLYGSVAYLRTEDEKGGIHVSFVMARSRVAPKRQISMPRLELCAALTCAQLAHLLTTELTLPIGQVLLWSDSTTILTWLKSESCRYKVFVGTRVAEIQNLTNLDNWNYIATKDNPADDITRGKTLKELSELNRWRN; from the coding sequence ATGCTCAGGACAATCATGAAGGCTATGAAGAGGTGTGGAATTGTGTCAATAAAGCTTTTTATGTGGATAACTGTGTACAGCTTACCGTGTATAGAAAGTGCCAAGCAGCTAGTAAATAAATTGTGTCAACATCTTTCTGAAGGTGGCTTTGAAATTAGGCAGTGGGCCAGCAATTTCACATCAGTCATTCTACATCTCCCAGATGAGGCCAGATCGGAGAATTCTCTACTGTGGCTTTCACAGCATGGCGAAGAGCCACTAGAGCCAACCCTAGGTCTCCGCTGGAACTGTGCCATGGACAGTCTTGGTTACAGATGTTGCCCAATTGAATGCATTGAGCCAACTAAGCGGAACATTTATAAGGTACTTGCCAGCCAGTATGACCCACTAGGGTTTCTCACTCCCTTTACAGCACGAGCCAAGGTTCTGGTACAAGACCTTTGGAAGACTGAAAGTGGTTGGGATGATCACATTACCCCTGACACCCTTGTGCAACGATGGCTTACCTGGGTAGAGGAGCTAGACAGTATAAAGCATGTAATCTTGCCTCGCTGCTACATCCCACCATGTGCTAATACTCCCGGGGCTAAGAGAGACTTACATGTATTCTGTGATACCTCCAAGCGATTATATGGGTCTGTTGCTTATCTACGTACTGAAGATGAAAAGGGGGGAATACATGTTAGCTTTGTGATGGCTAGGTCCAGGGTAGCCCCCAAACGGCAAATCTCAATGCCTCGTCTAGAGCTTTGTGCTGCTTTAACTTGTGCTCAGTTAGCGCATCTACTTACCACAGAGCTGACCTTACCTATAGGGCAGGTACTCTTGTGGAGTGATTCCACTACGATATTGACCTGGCTGAAATCCGAATCCTGTCGGTATAAAGTGTTTGTGGGCACCAGAGTAGCGGAAATACAGAACTTAACCAATTTAGACAACTGGAATTACATAGCAACCAAAGATAATCCAGCTGATGACATTACCCGGGGAAAGACCCTAAAGGAGCTTAGTGAGTTAAACAGATGGAGGAATTGA